From Alosa sapidissima isolate fAloSap1 chromosome 2, fAloSap1.pri, whole genome shotgun sequence, one genomic window encodes:
- the LOC121690440 gene encoding E3 ubiquitin-protein ligase TRIM35-like, whose protein sequence is MASRLEEDLSCPVCTEIYKDPVLLTCSHSFCKVCLQQFWNTKGSRACPVCRRRSSKSEPPVSLALRNLCETYLQERGQRGALCSLHNDTLRLFCHNDKQLVCLVCRDSKQHKNHNFSPIVEAAVDRKEEINTNLETLKGKLKDFAETNITYKEMAKHIKTQAEHTEKQIKEEFEKLHQFLRDEEAARIAALREEEEQKSQMMKEKIEKMSREISSLSDTIRAIEEKMGADDVTFLQNYKSTVERAQCTLQDPERVSGALINVAKHLGNLKFRVWEKMKDTVQYTPVTLDPNTAHPLLILSEDLTSVRRGDEQQLPDNPERFDKYASVLGSEGFNSGTHCWDVEVGEYTRWNVGVMTEFLQRKGEYCSMSGRWFVYYRDGKYGACAPPQPSTLLTVQQKLQRIRVQLDWDRGELSFSDPDNNTHIHTLTHTFTERVFPYFNSAFLLRILPVAVFVTVKA, encoded by the exons ATGGCTTCAAGGCTAGAGGAGGATCTATCTTGTCCTGTGTGCACTGAAATCTACAAGGACCCTGTGCTCCTCACCTGCTCTCACAGCTTCTGTAAAGTCTGTCTGCAGCAGTTCTGGAACACCAAAGGATCTAGAGCATGTCCAGTCTGCAGGAGGAGGTCATCAAAGTCGGAGCCTCCAGTCAGCTTGGCATTAAGAAACTTGTGTGAGACGTATTTACAGGAGAGAGGTCAGAGAGGAGCACTCTGCAGTCTCCACAATGACACACTCAGGCTGTTCTGTCATAACGACAAGCAGCTTGTATGTCTGGTGTGTCGAGACTCAAAGCAACATAAGAATCACAACTTCAGTCCCATTGTTGAAGCAGCAGTTGACCGTAAG GAGGAGATTAACACCAATCTGGAGACCTTAAAGGGGAAACTGAAGGATTTTGCAGAAACTAACATCACCTATAAAGAAATGGCAAAACATATCAAG ACTCAGGCCGAGCACACAGAGAAGCAGATCAAGGAGGAGTTTGAGAAGCTTCACCAGTTTCTACGAGATGAAGAGGCAGCCAGGATAGCTgcactgagggaggaagaggagcagaagagtcagatgatgaaggagaagatTGAGAAGATGAGCAGAGAGATCTCATCTCTTTCAGACACAATCAGAGCCATAGAAGAGAAAATGGGAGCTGATGATGTCACATTTCTGCAG AACTACAAGAGCACAGTGGAAAG agcccagtgcacactgcaggatccagagagggtttcaggagctctgatcaatgtggcaaagcacctgggcAACCTGAAGTTCAGAGTTTGGGAGAAGATGAAGGACACTGTTCAGtaca ctcctgtGACTCTGGATCCCAACACTGCACACCCACTTCTCATCCTGTCTGAGGATCTGACCAGTGTGAGACGTGGTGATGAGCAGCAGCTTCCTGATAACCCAGAGAGATTTGATAAGTATGCCAGTGTCCTGGGCTCTGAGGGCTTTAACTCAGGGACTCACTGCTGGGATGTGGAGGTTGGGGAGTACACACGGTGGAATGTGGGTGTGATGACAGAGTTTCTCCAGAGGAAGGGAGAATATTGCTCCATGAGTGGACGGTGGTTTGTGTATTATAGAGATGGTAAATATGGAGCATGTGCTCCCCCACAGCCCTCCACTCTCCTCACAGTGCAGCAGAAACTCCAGAGGATCAGAGTGCAGCTGGACTGGGACAGAGGAGAGCTGTCATTCTCTGACCctgataataacacacacatacacactctcacacacactttcactgagaGAGTGTTTCCATACTTCAATAGTGCATTTCTTCTGAGGATCTTACCTGTAGCGGTCTTTGTAACAGTGAAGGCCTAG